In the Mastacembelus armatus chromosome 17, fMasArm1.2, whole genome shotgun sequence genome, one interval contains:
- the kiaa0040 gene encoding uncharacterized protein KIAA0040 homolog codes for MDGKTDSIRDFFNQLWSFATDKHNQGVYNTVCLVVLLTLPLLVFLTTLVVCCHCCCCRHANSCCCCCCGDAMATARSETKKKKNSANTEDLWISYKPGPVTPDRVALATV; via the coding sequence ATGGATGGGAAAACAGACAGCATCCGGGATTTTTTCAACCAACTCTGGAGCTTTgctacagacaaacacaaccaGGGGGTTTACAACACTGTCTGCCTGGTGGTCCTCCTAACTCTTCCTCTGCTGGTCTTCCTAACTACTTTGGTGGTGTGCtgccattgctgctgctgtcgcCATGCcaacagctgctgttgctgctgctgtggtgatgCCATGGCAACCGCAAGGTCAGAAacgaagaagaaaaagaattcAGCCAACACAGAAGACTTGTGGATTTCTTACAAGCCGGGGCCAGTGACACCTGACAGGGTCGCCTTGGCCACGGTGtag